In Populus alba chromosome 1, ASM523922v2, whole genome shotgun sequence, a single window of DNA contains:
- the LOC118055233 gene encoding protein NO VEIN isoform X1, with translation MHGHRPPHRPGGRGQPPQRHPLQQELPTELLTFNPNFVPLQDPNFFLHTFTNALLQQNFPMQNPNFPIQNPNFFLPPQQQIQYRQQQLQEPPPPGAPPPPPPEQQEQQQEPATLQQNLPKFPQNPKKKVKQSNKELQLERIDRAVEKAREDLSDSEENVSAWKVSQSVLVNFQAESWDSLGFKMQEVPALFRLMVTESKINAFIHCFVGVRRITSIYDLEVALCKNEGIENFEELGLGPLMRHPLVLHYFSMKPDACTEVFKITSEEIILWLSEFMDTCQKKVIIVDEFLLFLAKNYPVKGPEMLGVRVQSLGTHISFIREAKASENSTQKKCRETLARNGSLKKCQEARASGPRVRSQRHEGRFSLEKERLEERFSAVSERIKSFSQENYGFCGKHIRFVSSSSEDEKSDDGKNEDEMTNNNVGSHLRSSAQAISSSDRVSSCPYPSATEEMSRLGLKGETGSQFSPDCGSSRPKESNRSFFKKRKLEDASWNVSVPSKLLRSNKKHAHPIDNFDKTEEFVTPSEDDISLSSNDLGAFITTWKEACKDYTVAEILERMLQYYKPPESKKAVRKRTNRCMRRFKCIFSSYPFNGMLNVAVASIKCGMWDSIYDTFQVASQPESANTLSGNCYEYGCIDTEPGEKQAPVACERLQQTHSVPVEEIIGKITRHYELDNEYQSNGKSVLENKLISLRKLSSCELWLADQFGVKEFKSLGHGEFFVFLENHASLFPAKLQNLLSGDRCGKSTLEVSMLQHQLMVLVSQASYSLWENETITKQMVAALLTRQFPLLSFNIMENGSIEDFQQLVEKYKNKVISKCVLFSATLSGMHHIGDSLPLKKDKLETNEVRNKGDNLVAAFNSVTSKDAIEVLVRAPMLSDLNSWSHWDLKFASSLGPLVGWLLSEVNDKELMCLVTKDGKVIRIDQSATADSFLEAALQRSSFQTAVKLLSLLSLAGGENHVPLSLLKCYACHAFEVILKNHSENMEVEDSRKCFLHGKAIGFASNNLTVELQKKSFKINQALHFASRFVLDCLGFMPAEFHGFAADVLLSGMQSVIKEASSVILYECNQNERLMLHEIGLSIGIVEWIEDYHAFCSNSTTDLSVSSGSSCLETVRSEISTENVTLREDVQYATCTQVRCTIDDAVVSSIETISGSLEQSSDLDQHKDAAMVIESIRKEEFGLDANLFNTESSMLKKQHARLGRALHCLSQELYSQDSHFLLELVQNADDNIYPENVEPTLTFILQESGIIVLNNERGFSAQNIRALCDVGNSTKKGSGGGYIGQKGIGFKSVFRITDCPEIHSNGFHIKFDIGEGQIGFVLPTVVPPCDINFFSQLVSMHPDQMNINSWNTCIVLPFRSKSEDTATKMFSDLHPSLLLFLQRLQCIMFRNMLNDSVIVMRKEILEDGIVKVSCGKDKMSWLVASQKLEAHASRPKVQGTEIAIAFTLEESDNGEYNPRLDQQPVFAFLPLRTYGLKFILQGDFILPSSREEVDKNNPWNEWLLTKFPGLFVSAERSFCALSCFRENPGKAVATYMSFVPLVGEVHGFFSGLPKAIILELRRTSCLLIEGDMSKMVPPCSVLRGWDMQSRNVLPDRLLQEYLGLGFLDKNIVLSDSLARALGIMEYGPETLIKFMTHLCRTENGLKLMGLGWLSSWLNTLYAMLSRSSGQTDLIDKLQNIPFIPLSDGTYSSVDVSTIWLHSDTLSTGFDRVHRLEAFPKLNAKLQIVNPALLSASAVDETSVDNAARMLHRIGVQELSAHEIIKVHILQAISDDRITDRDKDLMIDYLCFIMIHLQSGCPNCCAERKHIIYELQNKAYILTNHGYRRPVETSIHFSREFGNPIDVNELINIAEMRWHEVDISYLNHPANKSLSNGLTKWREFLQEIGVADFVRVIQIEKSVADLCHSVPNNMAWDTDLISPGSTAKDWESSELAHLLFILSTSGDGERCKYLLEVLDTLWDDNFSDKATIYYDLKSSDNGRSFKSSFISKICDFQWVVSSMDNELHYPKDLFYDCDAVRSILGASAPYALPKVRSRKLLSELGLKTEVTIDDVLEIIKAWRKSETTFKASIAQMSKFYSFIWDEISSSRNKVSEAFRSGPFIFVPSKSGSNHKDLLPGVFLSAEDVYWHDPTGSMDRLKKIHSQGGSTSVIQCLLSKILCNVYPGLHDFFVNECGVSEIPTCHSYLDILLQLSTAVLPSQAASAVFKVLLMWTEGLESGSLSTEEIIHLKECLTKLDYTVLPTAQDKWVSLDPSFGLVCWSDDKNLRKIFKNFNNIEFLYFGNLSGSEQEMLQTKVSLLLQKLGIPALSEVVTRKAIYDGPADSSFKASLINWALPYAQRYIYSTHPDKYSKLKQSGFNNLKQLQVIAVEKLSYHYAIKKCRLASKRQEQCSCLLEGNTLYTRLESDTHALFLELSRLFFDGTPELHLANFLHMITTMAESGSTEEQTEFFIVNSQKVSKLPDEESLWLLSSTQSLTTNEESLHVDVSPTSINEQKPSNLKLKASVSSYWPPADWKTAPDFHSSRCSINDEEIVTEAVSVVPAKNNADFTIENKADELPESDNVDTQTPNFNGPELGPSKIFRTDQLRPGTANAIQAMATGREGEQVAFNHLNQKFGQVVKWVNQDNETGLPYDMVIEVGSSKEYIEVKATRSSMKNWFEISFREWHFAVEKGECFSILHVLLGNNKARVTTFRNPARQCQSGKLRLVVLMPTVSETWEDVSLLT, from the exons atGCACGGCCACCGTCCTCCCCACCGGCCCGGCGGCCGCGGGCAACCACCACAACGACATCCACTACAACAAGAACTACCAACAGAACTTCTTACTTTCAATCCGAATTTTGTCCCTCTCCAAGACCcaaatttttttctccataCCTTCACCAATGCTTTACTCCAACAAAACTTCCCAATGCAAAACCCTAATTTCCCAATCCAAAACCCTAACTTTTTTCTCCCTCCACAACAACAAATACAATATCGTCAACAACAGCTTCAAGAGCCGCCGCCACCAGGAGCACCACCGCCACCTCCACCAGAACAACAAGAGCAGCAACAAGAGCCAGCAACACTACAACAAAACCTGCCTAAGTttccacaaaaccctaaaaagaaaGTGAAACAAAGCAATAAAGAGCTACAATTAGAGAGAATTGATAGAGCAGTAGAGAAAGCACGGGAAGATCTTTCCGACTCAGAAGAGAATGTTTCTGCATGGAAAGTTTCACAGTCCGTGTTAGTGAATTTTCAAGCTGAGTCATGGGACTCTTTAGGGTTTAAAATGCAAGAGGTTCCTGCTCTTTTCCGGCTTATGGTCACTGAGAGCAAG ATAAATGCTTTTATACATTGCTTTGTTGGGGTACGAAGAATTACATCAATTTATGATTTGGAAGTGGCACTATGCAAGAACGAGGGTATTGAAAACTTTGAAGAGCTGGGATTGGGGCCGTTGATGAGACACCCACTGGTATTGCATTATTTTTCGATGAAACCTGATGCTTGTACAGAAGTTTTCAAGATAACCAGTGAGGAAATAATTCTTTGGCTTAGTGAGTTTATGGACACATGTCAGAAGAAAGTTATTATTGTTGATGAATTTCTGCTTTTTCTTGCAAAGAATTATCCAGTTAAGGGACCAGAAATGCTGGGCGTGCGTGTTCAAAGCTTGGG GAcacatatttcttttattcGAGAAGCTAAAGCATCTGAAAATTCAACGCAAAAGAAATGCCGAGAGACATTAGCAAGGAATGGATCATTAAAGAAATGCCAAGAGGCAAGAGCAAGTGGACCTCGAGTACGATCTCAGAGGCATGAAGGGCGTTTTTCCTTAGAGAAGGAGCGACTGGAAGAACGTTTTTCTGCTGTAAGCGAGCGTATTAAATCATTTTCCCAGGAAAACTATGGTTTCTGTGGTAAACACATCAGATTTGTTTCATCAAGCTCTGAAGATGAAAAAAGtgatgatggaaagaatgaagATGAAATGACCAACAATAATGTAGGCAGCCACTTAAGGTCTTCAGCACAGGCTATCAGCAGTTCTGATCGGGTGAGTAGCTGTCCTTACCCTTCTGCAACTGAAGAGATGTCACGCCTAGGGCTGAAAGGTGAAACGGGTAGCCAATTTTCCCCTGATTGTGGTAGCTCAAGGCCTAAAGAGAGTAACAGgtcattttttaagaaaagaaaacttgaagaTGCAAGTTGGAATGTGTCTGTGCCTTCAAAATTGCTCAGAAGCAATAAGAAACATGCTCATCCTATTGATAATTTTGACAAGACTGAAGAGTTTGTTACACCAAGTGAAGATGATATCTCACTATCAAGCAACGACCTGGGGGCCTTTATCACCACCTGGAAGGAGGCATGTAAGGATTACACTGTGGCAGAG ATTCTTGAGAGAATGCTTCAGTACTACAAACCACCAGAAAGCAAGAAAGCTGTTCGCAAGCGAACTAATCGATGCATGAGAAGATTCAAATGCATATTTTCATCCTACCCATTTAACGGGATGCTCAATGTAGCT gTTGCATCTATCAAGTGTGGAATGTGGGATAGCATTTATGATACTTTCCAAGTCGCAAGTCAACCTGAGTCAGCTAACACCCTTTCTGGAAACTGTTATGAATACGGATGCATTGATACTGAACCAGGTGAAAAGCAGGCACCAGTGGCCTGTGAGCGCTTACAGCAAACACACA GTGTCCCAGTTGAAGAAATAATTGGGAAAATTACTAGGCATTATGAGCTTGATAATGAGTATCAGAGCAATGGTAAATCAGTTCTGGAAAACAAACTCATTTCATTGAGGAAGCTGTCCAGTTGTGAGCTGTGGCTAGCAGACCAATTTGGTGTTAAGGAATTCAAGTCCCTTGGTCATGGggagttttttgttttcctggAAAACCATGCCTCTCTATTTCCTGCTAAATTACAGAATCTCTTGTCTGGTGATAGATGTGGAAAGTCTACTTTGGAGGTCTCGATGCTCCAGCATCAGTTGATGGTACTAGTGTCCCAAGCTTCATATAGTCTGTGGGAGAATGAAACTATTACCAAACAGATGGTTGCTGCACTGCTTACAAGACAATTTCCACTACTTAGTTTTAACATTATGGAAAATGGTTCTATAGAAGATTTTCAACAACTTGTGGAGAAGTATAAGAACAAAGTAATTTCAAAATGTGTCCTATTTTCTGCTAcgttgtcaggaatgcatcatATTGGAGACTCATTGCCTCTTAAGAAAGACAAGTTGGAAACCAATGAAGTGAGAAACAAGGGTGACAACTTAGTGGCAGCATTTAATTCCGTTACATCTAAAGATGCAATTGAAGTTTTGGTTAGAGCACCGATGCTGTCTGACCTGAACTCATGGTCGCATTGGGACCTCAAATTTGCTTCCTCCCTTGGCCCTCTTGTAGGATGGTTGTTGAGTGAGGTCAATGATAAAGAATTGATGTGTTTGGTTACAAAGGATGGCAAGGTGATCAGAATTGATCAATCTGCTACTGCAGATTCTTTCCTGGAAGCTGCACTTCAGAGATCATCTTTTCAAACAGCAGTGAAACTGTTATCCTTGCTCTCATTAGCTGGGGGGGAGAACCATGTTCCTTTGTCCCTTCTAAAATGTTATGCTTGCCATGCCTTTGAAGTCATTTTGAAGAATCATTCTGAAAATATGGAAGTAGAGGACAGCAGGAAATGTTTTTTGCATGGAAAGGCAATTGGATTTGCTTCTAATAACTTGACTGttgaattgcaaaaaaaatcatttaaaatcaaCCAGGCATTACATTTTGCGTCAAGGTTCGTCCTTGATTGTCTTGGTTTTATGCCTGCAGAATTTCATGGTTTTGCAGCTGATGTTTTGCTCTCAGGGATGCAATCTGTAATAAAAGAAGCTTCTTCAGTGATTTTGTATGAATGCAACCAAAACGAACGCCTGATGCTTCATGAAATAGGATTATCTATCGGCATAGTAGAGTGGATTGAAGATTACCATGCATTTTGTTCTAATAGTACCACTGACTTGTCTGTATCTTCTGGGTCATCATGCTTGGAAACTGTGAGGTCTGAGATAAGCACAGAAAATGTGACTCTGAGAGAAGATGTACAATATGCAACTTGTACTCAAGTTAGATGCACAATTGATGATGCTGTAGTTTCCAGTATTGAAACTATCAGTGGTAGCTTAGAACAATCATCTGACCTTGACCAACACAAGGATGCAGCCATGGTAATTGAATCAATCAGGAAAGAAGAATTTGGTCTGGATGCAAATCTTTTCAATACAGAGAGCAGCATGTTGAAGAAGCAGCATGCACGTCTAGGGAGAGCTCTTCATTGTCTGTCCCAGGAACTATATTCACAAGATTCACATTTTCTTCTTGAGCTT GTTCAAAATGCTGATGATAACATATATCCTGAAAACGTGGAACCTACTCTGAcattcatccttcaagaatcaggtattattgttttgaataatgAGCGAGGCTTTTCTGCTCAAAATATCAGAGCTCTTTGTGATGTTGGAAATTCAACCAAGAAAGGATCTGGTGGTGGATACATAGGGCAGAAAGGAATTGGCTTCAAATCAGTATTTCGG ATCACAGATTGTCCAGAGATTCATTCCAATGGATTTCATATCAAGTTTGACATAGGCGAGGGTcagattggttttgttttgccAACTGTTGTGCCTCCTTGTGATATCAACTTTTTCAGTCAGCTGGTGTCTATGCACCCTGATCAAATGAATATTAACAGTTGGAATACTTGTATTGTGCTTCCTTTCCGGTCAAAATCAGAAGATACTGCAACAAAGATGTTTTCAGATCTTCATCCTTCTTTGCTGCTTTTCCTTCAGCGCCTCCAATGTATCATGTTCCGAAACATGCTCAATGATTCAGTCATCGTCATGCGGAAAGAAATTTTGGAAGATGGTATTGTAAAGGTTTCATGTGGGAAAGATAAAATGTCATGGCTTGTAGCATCTCAGAAGTTGGAGGCACATGCTAGTCGTCCTAAAGTGCAAGGAACTGAAATTGCCATAGCATTTACGCTCGAGGAGTCAGATAATGGGGAGTATAATCCACGTTTGGACCAACAGCCTGTTTTTGCTTTTCTTCCTCTAAGAACTTATGGTCTGAAATTTATTCTTCAAGGCGATTTTATTCTACCTTCATCAAGAGAGGAAGTGGACAAGAATAATCCTTGGAATGAATGGTTGTTGACCAAGTTTCCTGGTTTGTTTGTTAGTGCAGAGAGATCTTTTTGTGCTCTTTCTTGTTTTAGGGAGAATCCAGGCAAAGCTGTGGCCACTTATATGAGCTTTGTTCCACTTGTCGGGGAGGTGCATGGTTTCTTTTCTGGCCTTCCTAAAGCAATTATTTTAGAATTACGAAGAACAAGCTGCCTGCTTATTGAAGGAGACATGAGTAAAATGGTTCCTCCTTGCAGTGTTCTGAGAGGTTGGGATATGCAGTCTCGGAATGTTCTACCTGATAGATTGCTTCAAGAGTACCTTGGACTTGGATTCTTGGACAAGAATATAGTTTTGTCTGATTCACTTGCAAGGGCACTGGGTATCATGGAGTATGGGCctgaaacattaattaaatttatgaccCATTTATGTCGCACAGAGAATGGCTTAAAGTTGATGGGCTTGGGTTGGCTATCGTCTTGGCTAAACACCCTCTATGCAATGCTATCTCGATCTTCTGGGCAAACTGATCTTATAGATAAACTTCAAAATATTCCATTTATTCCCCTTTCAGATGGAACGTATAGCTCAGTGGATGTTAGTACAATTTGGTTACACTCTGATACCTTAAGCACTGGGTTTGATCGTGTGCACAGACTTGAGGCTTTTCCAAAATTGAATGCCAAACTTCAGATTGTAAATCCAGCCCTTCTTTCTGCATCAGCTGTCGATGAGACTTCAGTTGACAATGCTGCTAGGATGCTTCATAGAATTGGTGTGCAAGAGCTGTCTGCACATGAAATTATTAAGGTTCATATTTTGCAAGCTATCTCTGATGACCGAATCACTGATAGGGACAAGGATCTAATGATAGATTATCTCTGCTTTATAATGATCCACCTACAATCTGGCTGCCCTAATTGTTGTGCTGAGAGGAAGCACATTATCTATGAGTTACAAAATAAAGCTTATATATTGACAAATCATGGATATAGAAGGCCTGTTGAGACATCAATTCATTTCAGCAGAGAATTTGGGAATCCTATTGATgtgaatgaattaattaatatagCGGAAATGAGATGGCATGAGGTTGATATCAGCTATCTGAATCATCCAGCTAACAAATCCCTCTCAAATGGATTGACCAAGTGGAGGGAATTTTTGCAGGAAATTGGCGTTGCAGACTTTGTGCGAGTTATTCAGATTGAAAAGAGTGTTGCTGATTTATGTCATAGTGTTCCCAATAATATGGCATGGGATACAGACCTGATTTCCCCTGGATCAACAGCAAAAGATTGGGAATCCAGTGAGCTGGCACATCTATTGTTTATTCTGTCCACAAGTGGTGATGGAGAACGCTGTAAATATCTCTTGGAGGTCCTTGACACGCTATGGGATGATAACTTTAGTGACAAAGCTACCATTTACTATGATTTAAAGTCCAGTGATAATGGGAGATCCTTCAAGTCTTCCTTTATAAGCAAAATCTGTGACTTTCAGTGGGTAGTTTCTAGCATGGACAATGAACTTCACTACCCTAAAGATTTATTCTATGATTGTGATGCAGTACGCTCTATCCTTGGTGCTTCTGCGCCATATGCTCTTCCAAAG GTGAGAAGTAGAAAGTTATTGAGTGAGCTTGGCCTGAAGACTGAAGTCACTATTGATGATGTTCTGGAAATTATAAAAGCATGGAGAAAATCTGAAACCACTTTCAAGGCCAG CATAGCACAAATGTCAAAATTCTACTCATTTATCTGGGATGAAATATCTTCTTCAAGGAACAAAGTTTCAGAGGCATTCCGTTCAGGACCATTTATTTTCGTTCCTAGTAAATCTGGCTCTAATCACAAGGATTTGTTACCTGGTGTATTTTTGTCTGCTGAAGATGTATATTGGCATGATCCAACTGGCTCTATGGACCGATTAAAAAAGATCCATTCTCAGGGCGGGTCAACAAGTGTTATTCAGTGCCTGTTAAGCAAGATATTGTGCAATGTTTATCCAGGCCTTCATGACTTTTTTGTTAATGAGTGCGGAGTATCTGAAATCCCTACTTGCCATAGCTATCTTGATATTTTACTGCAGTTATCAACTGCTGTTTTGCCTTCACAAGCTGCTAGTGCT GTTTTCAAAGTCTTGTTGATGTGGACTGAGGGACTGGAATCTGGATCTCTAAGTACAGAAGAAATCATTCACTTGAAAGAATGTCTGACAAAATTGGATTATACTGTACTGCCTACAGCACAAGATAAATGGGTTTCTTTGGACCCATCTTTTGGTCTGGTATGCTGGTCCGATGATAAAAACTTGAGGAAGATATTTAAGAATTTCAATAATATAGAATTCTTGTACTTTGGCAATCTGAGTGGCAGTGAGCAAGAGATGCTTCAAACTAAAGTGTCTCTCCTCCTGCAAAAATTGGGGATACCTGCTCTCTCAGAG GTTGTAACTCGCAAGGCAATATATGATGGTCCAGCAGACTCTAGCTTCAAAGCTTCATTGATTAACTGGGCTCTTCCATATGCTCAGCGCTACATATATAGCACACACCCTGATAAATACTCTAAACTCAAGCAGTCTGGATTCAATAATCTAAAGCAACTGCAGGTTATTGCTGTTGAAAAGTTATCCTACCACTATGCCATAAAAAAATGCCGCCTGGCTTCTAAGAGGCAAGAACAATGTAGCTGTCTCTTGGAG gGTAATACTTTGTACACCAGGTTGGAATCTGATACACACGCTTTGTTTTTGGAGCTTTCTCGTTTATTCTTTGATGGTACTCCAGAATTGCACTTGGCAAATTTCCTTCATATGATTACAACCATGGCTGAATCTGGCTCCACAGAGGAGCAAACGGAATTCTTCATTGTGAACAGCCAGAAGGTGTCAAAGCTTCCTGACGAAGAATCTTTGTGGTTACTCTCCTCAACACAGTCTTTGACAACGAATGAGGAATCACTTCATGTAGATGTTTCTCCAACATCAATAAACGAACAGAAACCCTCAAACTTGAAGTTGAAAGCCAGTGTCAGTTCATATTGGCCACCTGCAGACTGGAAAACTGCACCAGATTTTCATAGCAGCCGATGTAGCATAAATGATGAGGAGATTGTCACAGAAGCAGTTAGTGTAGTTCCAGCTAAGAACAATGCGGATTTCACCATTGAAAACAAAGCAGATGAGTTGCCAGAGTCTGATAATGTGGACACCCAGACTCCTAATTTCAATGGCCCTGAATTGGGTCCATCTAAAATATTCAGGACAGATCAGCTTCGTCCTGGGACAGCTAATGCAATACAAGCAATGGCTACTGGGAGAGAAGGTGAGCAAGTTGCTTTCAACCATTTGAATCAAAAATTTGGTCAAGTCGTGAAGTGGGTTAATCAGGATAATGAGACTGGGTTACCCTATGACATGGTTATAGAAGTGGGAAGTAGTAAAGAGTACATTGAAGTTAAAGCAACAAGATCCTCTATGAAGAACtggtttgaaatatcatttagAGAGTGGCACTTTGCAGTTGAAAAGGGTGAATGTTTTAGCATTCTTCATGTACTTTTAGGTAATAATAAAGCTAGGGTCACAACATTCAGAAATCCCGCAAGACAATGCCAATCAGGGAAGCTCCGATTGGTTGTTCTGATGCCCACTGTCTCTGAGACGTGGGAGGATGTTTCTCTGCTGACTTGA